From the genome of Methanothrix soehngenii GP6:
GAGCCGAAAAAAAGATTAGATCAATTGATCTCGAGCGATCGATATCAAACGACCTCAATGGATTTTAGATCTGATTAAGCGAGCTCCTGCCAGCGTGCCTGCCACTGCAAATGCAAATCCGAATCCCGGAGTGCTCTTCTCATCAGAGTCGCTTTCGCTCTCGCTGGAAGCCTCGTTCTCTTCCTCATCATCCTCATCGTCATCATCATCCTCGGCATAGATCGGTGCTGCCAATGCCATGATGGCGAAGAGGGCCAAAAGAAGAGCTAATATGGACTTTCTCATCTATTCACCTCCGGATTCAAACCTATTTCATCGTAATTCATCCTTTCCCTTTTAGCCACATCCTTTGCACAATTGCAGCATAAATGGCATCCGTTGCACGAGAGCCTATAAATATCAAAAATGACATTGGTATATGTAATTTGCATCCAATCAAGAAAACGGTGGATAACAGATAGGCTGAAGGAGGATCTATATGGGCTTCTTAGAGCGGATGAGCGCTGTCGTGCAGGCAAAGATGAATAAGATCATGAACAGGATAGAGGATCCCAGAGAGGTCCTTGAGGTCTCTTATGAAAAGCAACTGCAGCTATTGCAGAATGTCAAGAGAGGGGTGGCAGAGGTGACCACCTCCAAGAAGAGGCTTGAATTGCAGAAGGCCAAGCTTCAGATGAACATCGATAAGCTTGATGGCCAGGCAAAGGAGGCCATTTCTGCCAGCCGGGAGGACCTGGCGAGAAAGGCCCTGGAGAGCAAGGCCTTGATGCAGGCCCAGCTGAATACCCTGGAAGGGGAGATAAATGAACTGAATAATCAGCAGCAGAAGCTGCAGGCAGCCGAAACCCGCCTGGCCACCAAGGTGGAGGCCTTCCGCACCAAGAAGGAGACCATCAAAGCCCAGTATACTGCCGCCGATGCTCAGGTCAAGATCACCGAGTCCGTGACCGGTATAAGCGAGGAGATGGCGGATGTAGGCCTGGCGGTTCAGAGAGCAGAAGAGAAGACTGAGGATATGAAAGCCCGCTCTGCTGCTTTGGATGAGCTCCTGGAATCCGGAACTCTCACCGACTACTCGGGAGGGGATGAGATCGAGAGTGAATTGGCACGGGTCAAGGCCAAGAACACCGTAGATGATGAGATGGCCAGATTGAAGGCGGAGATGAATAAATGATTATCAGAATCCTGGGAGAGGGTCAGTTCCGCTTTGATGACAGCAATCTGGGCGATCTGAATAAAATTGACAATCAGATAGTGGATCATGTGAAGAATGGCGATCAAGATGGCTTTTGCCAGGAGCTGGTCAGAATGATCTCCATGGTCAAAGAGCTGGGGAAGCCCATAAGCGTCCAGGAGGTCATTCCTTCGGACATCATAGTCCCTCCCGCAGATCTCTCCTTCCAGGAGGCAAGGAATATCTTCTGCAATGACGGTCTTATCGAAGGATGAAGACAGCGCCTGCGCGGCATCAAGCTGCAAATACTTTTTATTGGTAAAGGCTTATCTGGATCGGATTTGGCAATAACATCCTGGTGCCAGGGAAGATGAAGAACCATGAGATAAAAACGGTCGAGCGACGCTTTCTCCTCGCCATCCTCCTCACCTGCACCATCCTCATAGTGGAGGCCATAGGCAGCTGGTGGACCGGCAGCCTGGCCCTGCTCTCAGATGCCGCTCATGTCTTCCTGGACATATTCGCCATCCTTCTCAGCTGGCTGGCCATCCGCCTCTCAACCATGCCGGCGGACGAGCGATACAGCTACGGTTTTCACCGCTTTGAGGTGATAGCATCTCTGGCCAATGGACTGACGCTAGGATTCGTCTCCCTGGGGATACTGGTAGAGGCATACAAAAGGCTCTTAGTGCCGGCACCAGTGAAGGGGCTTGACCTTCTCTTGCTGGCAACCTTCGGCCTGATAGTGAACCTGATTGTGGCCTACATCCTGGGAGGCGGCCACCTCCACCGCCATGATCACGGCCCCCATCACTCCGAGGATCTCAATATCAGGTCAGCGAGGCTTCATGTGCTGGGGGACGCTGCCGCCTCTCTGGGCGTCATAGTGGCAGGAATCATCATCTGGCAGACTGGCTGGACCCAGGCCGATCCCATAGCCAGCATCATAATCAGCCTGATAATATTCGCCAGCTCCTACCGGCTCATAAAGGACTCATTTCGTATCATGATGGAGGGTGTTCCTGCATGTATCAACCTTGAGGATGTATCCCGGGCCATCGGCAGCGTTCCCGGTGTGCTCCAGGTCCATGACCTGCACGTCTGGGGGGTGTGCTCTGCCCATGTCATACTCAGCGCCCATGCGGTGATCGAGGACCAGATGATCTCACAGGGGGAGGCGATAATGGAGGAGATCAAAGGAATCCTGCATGATCTCTTCGGAATAGAGCATACCACCATCCAGCTTGAACATGAGAGCTGCGGACAGGGCAGCGAAGCGTTACGTCTGGGCGATGAGGGTGAAGATGGGGCAATGCAGAGGGAGGGGGCAGGGCCAGAGGATATGGTCAGAAAAAGCTGAGAGCTGCCGTTCTCAGGCCGGCGCCTGCTCTTCAGCTCTAACCAGCTTATAGATCTTCCCGCTATCTCCTGAGGGGCCCAGAACTTCTGACGTCAGGAGGTAGATCTCGCCCTCCCCGTCTCGCCCAAAGGCGCGGATGAACTCTCCAATCCTTCCATCCGGACGGCCGGCGATCGATATCTCCTCCGCTTTCCAGAGCCCTTCATCTGATGCTTCCTGCCGGGCCAGGTAGAGCCTGCCATCCCCTTGATCGAAGTTGCTGGACCAGTCGGCGAAGAGGTAGCTGCCAACGAGATCGGTCAGATCCTGGCCCTCATATAGGTACCCGCCCACGACCACGGTATGGTTGTCATGATCATACTCGATTATGGGATCTATGAGCGGCTCCCCTTTAGCCCCTACCTCCGGGCAGCTGGCGGGCGAGTCGTTCGGGCTCTCCGGATCGAAGCAATGAGTCCCCTCCCGGATGTTCCAGCCGTAGTTTCCTCCCTTTTCCACCAGGTCCACCTCCTCCCAGAGGTTCTGGCCGGCATCAGCAACGAACAAGCGCCCCTGTGAGTCAAAGGCGATGCCATAGGGATTTCTCAGGCCCAAAATCCAGATCTCAGGGAGATAAGCGGAGTCATTGATGAATGGGTTGTCCAGAGGAATGGCGTAGCCATCAGCCGCCGAATCCACATCGATTCTCAGAATCTTGCCAAATAAGCTTGAGGTATCCTGAGCGTTTCCTCCCTCGGAGTGGCCAGGCCCCTGATCATTTGCCCCGCCGCCATCGCCCAAAGGCAGGTACAGATAGCCGTCCGGGCCGAAGGTGATGGCCCCGCCGTTATGGTTCATCTGGGGCTTGTCGATCTGGAAGATGACCCTCTCTCTGCTCATATCGACTGCATCGGGATCGTCCTCAGATACTGTGAAAAGAGATAGACGGTTGGTGCAGCTGTAGCCTTCCGGAGCTCCAGATCGCAGAGGGACGCTGTAGAATACGAATACTCGGCCGTTCTTTACAAAATCGGGATGAAACGCCATCCCAAGCAGCCCCCGTTCATCGTAGCCCGGGGATAGATCGACCATCCGGTCGCGAAGATCCATGAAGGGGCCCTCCTGCATCCGGCCATCTTCATCGAAGACCTCAACCATCCCCGTCTGATCGACGGCGAACATCCGGCCGTCGTCTGAGCTGATATACTGCACAGGCGCAGTCAGGCCGGTGGCTATCAGCTCCAGCCCCAAGGTGGGAGGACTCTTATTTTCCAGGGCGGTGAGTGACGCCTCGCCTGTGCCGGTGGAGGGATCGGTCTCATTGCCAATGCAACCTGTGATGCCGACCAAAAGCGTCAACAGAATCAGGGTGGAAGGTGTTTTATAATTTTTCATTTCCGATCATTCCTTTCGAATATCTTTCAAATACTCTCCTGCCATCCGATCGGCTCAGAATGCGCTTTGGTTTTCCCCTGAGCTAAAAGCAGGCGGTTTGAATTCCGAACATCTATTTTAAGGCTCTAAATACTTATATATTTATGCTCAGCAGATGGATCTGCTGGAGAGAGGATCGTTCGATGCACACGTCCAGAAAAGAGGAGATCGAAAGGGATTAGGAGTGCCGTCTGGAAAAGCGGGATTGATCCGGGGGCTA
Proteins encoded in this window:
- a CDS encoding PGF-CTERM sorting domain-containing protein; the encoded protein is MRKSILALLLALFAIMALAAPIYAEDDDDDEDDEEENEASSESESDSDEKSTPGFGFAFAVAGTLAGARLIRSKIH
- a CDS encoding PspA/IM30 family protein, with product MGFLERMSAVVQAKMNKIMNRIEDPREVLEVSYEKQLQLLQNVKRGVAEVTTSKKRLELQKAKLQMNIDKLDGQAKEAISASREDLARKALESKALMQAQLNTLEGEINELNNQQQKLQAAETRLATKVEAFRTKKETIKAQYTAADAQVKITESVTGISEEMADVGLAVQRAEEKTEDMKARSAALDELLESGTLTDYSGGDEIESELARVKAKNTVDDEMARLKAEMNK
- the pspAA gene encoding PspA-associated protein PspAA, which translates into the protein MIIRILGEGQFRFDDSNLGDLNKIDNQIVDHVKNGDQDGFCQELVRMISMVKELGKPISVQEVIPSDIIVPPADLSFQEARNIFCNDGLIEG
- a CDS encoding cation diffusion facilitator family transporter, coding for MPGKMKNHEIKTVERRFLLAILLTCTILIVEAIGSWWTGSLALLSDAAHVFLDIFAILLSWLAIRLSTMPADERYSYGFHRFEVIASLANGLTLGFVSLGILVEAYKRLLVPAPVKGLDLLLLATFGLIVNLIVAYILGGGHLHRHDHGPHHSEDLNIRSARLHVLGDAAASLGVIVAGIIIWQTGWTQADPIASIIISLIIFASSYRLIKDSFRIMMEGVPACINLEDVSRAIGSVPGVLQVHDLHVWGVCSAHVILSAHAVIEDQMISQGEAIMEEIKGILHDLFGIEHTTIQLEHESCGQGSEALRLGDEGEDGAMQREGAGPEDMVRKS
- a CDS encoding PQQ-dependent sugar dehydrogenase, producing MKNYKTPSTLILLTLLVGITGCIGNETDPSTGTGEASLTALENKSPPTLGLELIATGLTAPVQYISSDDGRMFAVDQTGMVEVFDEDGRMQEGPFMDLRDRMVDLSPGYDERGLLGMAFHPDFVKNGRVFVFYSVPLRSGAPEGYSCTNRLSLFTVSEDDPDAVDMSRERVIFQIDKPQMNHNGGAITFGPDGYLYLPLGDGGGANDQGPGHSEGGNAQDTSSLFGKILRIDVDSAADGYAIPLDNPFINDSAYLPEIWILGLRNPYGIAFDSQGRLFVADAGQNLWEEVDLVEKGGNYGWNIREGTHCFDPESPNDSPASCPEVGAKGEPLIDPIIEYDHDNHTVVVGGYLYEGQDLTDLVGSYLFADWSSNFDQGDGRLYLARQEASDEGLWKAEEISIAGRPDGRIGEFIRAFGRDGEGEIYLLTSEVLGPSGDSGKIYKLVRAEEQAPA